In a single window of the Helicobacter felis ATCC 49179 genome:
- a CDS encoding DNA-methyltransferase encodes MLTPYLNQIFHADALEFMQGLPENSIDCVLIDPPYCSGGVKSLSDRRKSTNDKYLITRKDGKVYPEFIGDGKDQRAYTMWMGFIFAQIARVLKPNSYFFSFIDWRMLPALSDAVQLADLAWRGVMVWDKGRSARPFKGGFKQQCEFIVWGTKGVLEPQEFYGYGYKEAKIHPNTKQHATQKPLEILKHCLEIVPKGGIVLDCFCGSGSTGVACAQMGLDFIGVEKSAQYAQIAQENLQRAFKNKASLFDAVV; translated from the coding sequence TTGCTAACCCCCTATCTTAACCAAATCTTTCATGCTGACGCCTTAGAGTTTATGCAGGGCTTGCCTGAAAACTCTATAGATTGTGTTTTGATTGACCCGCCTTATTGTAGTGGGGGTGTGAAGTCTTTGTCAGATCGGCGCAAAAGCACCAATGACAAATATTTGATAACGCGCAAAGATGGAAAAGTTTACCCCGAATTTATAGGCGATGGCAAAGACCAACGGGCTTACACCATGTGGATGGGCTTTATCTTTGCCCAAATAGCGCGCGTGTTAAAGCCTAATAGTTACTTCTTTAGTTTCATTGATTGGCGCATGTTACCCGCACTCTCTGATGCCGTGCAATTAGCAGATTTAGCTTGGCGAGGTGTGATGGTATGGGATAAGGGGCGTTCTGCTAGACCCTTTAAGGGCGGGTTTAAACAACAATGCGAGTTTATTGTCTGGGGCACTAAGGGGGTGCTAGAACCCCAAGAGTTTTACGGCTACGGCTACAAGGAGGCCAAAATCCACCCCAATACCAAACAACACGCCACGCAAAAGCCCTTAGAGATTTTAAAACATTGTTTAGAGATTGTGCCTAAGGGCGGGATAGTGTTAGATTGTTTTTGTGGTTCAGGGAGTACAGGAGTGGCGTGTGCGCAAATGGGGCTAGATTTTATCGGTGTAGAAAAGTCCGCCCAATATGCTCAAATCGCTCAAGAGAATTTACAAAGGGCTTTTAAAAATAAAGCTTCTTTGTTTGATGCTGTGGTTTAA
- a CDS encoding agmatine deiminase family protein, giving the protein MARFKAEWEEQSAILMAFPHASSDWGAYLSEAQECFLNIINTLAGYQRVLVCVHTSDSAGIDRLSRLSNVEVVLLDTNDTWARDFGPLCVETAGVHFYLSFVFNAWGNKYQSKLDNTISMKLAQKGFLRHPLRFVDVVLEGGSLECDGAGTLLANRYSLLNSNRNPDPEKSIARIKQELSLSRILWIDTPPLAGDDTDGHIDTLARFLDPETIAYVSCNDPTDPQYQPLKAMEQTLQSFRTLENKRYKLIPLPLPSPKYYQDQRLPATYANFLFANSGGQRVLFVPTYDDPLDAHILKTLEKHTQIEVVGVDCSFLIREHGSLHCATMQLY; this is encoded by the coding sequence ATGGCACGATTTAAGGCAGAATGGGAAGAGCAGAGTGCGATTTTAATGGCATTTCCGCACGCCTCTAGCGATTGGGGCGCGTATTTGTCAGAGGCGCAAGAATGCTTTTTAAACATTATCAACACTCTAGCGGGCTATCAGCGCGTGTTAGTCTGTGTACACACTAGCGACAGCGCAGGAATCGATCGTTTGAGCCGTCTGAGCAATGTTGAGGTGGTGCTCTTAGACACTAACGACACTTGGGCGCGCGATTTTGGACCTTTGTGCGTGGAAACCGCTGGGGTGCATTTTTATTTAAGCTTTGTGTTCAACGCATGGGGGAACAAATACCAAAGCAAACTAGACAACACCATTAGCATGAAACTCGCCCAAAAGGGGTTTTTGCGCCACCCTCTGCGCTTTGTAGATGTGGTTTTGGAGGGAGGGAGTTTAGAATGCGATGGGGCAGGCACACTTTTAGCCAACCGCTATAGCTTGCTCAATTCTAATCGCAACCCAGATCCGGAAAAATCCATCGCTAGGATCAAACAAGAACTCAGTCTTTCACGCATTTTATGGATCGACACCCCGCCTCTAGCCGGAGATGACACAGATGGGCACATCGACACTCTCGCGCGCTTTTTAGACCCAGAGACCATTGCCTATGTGAGTTGCAACGACCCTACTGATCCCCAATACCAACCCCTAAAAGCAATGGAGCAAACCCTGCAGAGTTTTAGAACTTTGGAGAACAAACGCTATAAACTTATTCCCCTACCTCTGCCCAGCCCCAAATACTACCAAGATCAACGCCTGCCCGCCACTTACGCGAACTTTTTATTTGCCAATAGTGGAGGGCAACGCGTGCTCTTTGTGCCCACCTATGACGACCCCCTAGATGCCCATATTTTAAAAACCCTAGAAAAACACACTCAAATAGAGGTCGTGGGCGTGGATTGTTCTTTTTTGATCCGCGAACATGGGAGTTTGCACTGCGCGACCATGCAACTTTACTAA
- the tsaD gene encoding tRNA (adenosine(37)-N6)-threonylcarbamoyltransferase complex transferase subunit TsaD: MLLSIESSCDDSSLALTRLEDAKLLWHAKISQEAEHSAHGGVVPELASRLHAHNLPLLLQRAKEFLAQENPNPFAPLKAIALTTRPGLAITLLEGLMMGKALALSLNLPLISIDHLKGHLYSLFINQATPRFPLSVLLVSGGHTLIIEARTPTDMRIIAQSLDDSLGESFDKVARMLGLGYPGGPVVEKLARLCPAGEEYPFPLPLKQKSALAFSFSGLKNAVRLAVAKEQPLSQIMQARICAGFQKVACAHLLHKLRAYLQTTPVSTLGLVGGVSANAYIRTQLEKLCAEFGIELLLAPLEFCTDNAAMIGRAGVVSYHNVEFSNLHTLDINAQTEIMHA; this comes from the coding sequence ATGCTTTTAAGTATTGAGAGTAGTTGTGATGATAGTTCGCTTGCCCTCACGCGCCTAGAGGACGCTAAATTACTTTGGCATGCCAAGATTTCCCAAGAGGCAGAACACAGCGCGCATGGGGGTGTGGTGCCCGAGTTGGCCTCGCGCCTGCATGCGCATAACTTGCCCCTACTGCTCCAAAGAGCTAAAGAGTTTTTAGCCCAAGAGAACCCCAATCCCTTTGCCCCGCTCAAGGCTATCGCTCTTACCACGCGTCCGGGATTGGCTATCACTCTCTTAGAGGGCTTGATGATGGGCAAGGCCCTAGCACTCAGCCTAAATCTGCCTCTTATTAGCATAGATCATCTCAAAGGGCATCTTTACTCTCTGTTTATTAATCAAGCTACCCCGCGTTTTCCTCTAAGCGTGTTGCTGGTTTCTGGGGGACATACTCTTATCATAGAGGCACGCACGCCTACAGACATGCGCATTATCGCCCAAAGCTTGGATGATAGCTTAGGAGAGAGTTTTGACAAGGTAGCGCGCATGCTAGGCTTGGGTTATCCGGGCGGTCCTGTGGTAGAAAAGTTGGCGCGTTTATGTCCTGCAGGAGAGGAATATCCCTTTCCTTTGCCCCTTAAGCAAAAAAGCGCGCTGGCTTTTAGTTTTTCAGGGCTCAAAAACGCCGTGCGCTTGGCGGTGGCTAAAGAACAGCCTTTAAGTCAAATAATGCAAGCGCGTATCTGTGCGGGGTTTCAAAAGGTCGCCTGCGCGCACTTACTGCACAAATTGCGCGCCTATTTACAAACTACCCCAGTAAGCACTCTAGGCTTGGTGGGAGGGGTGAGTGCAAATGCCTACATCCGCACGCAATTAGAAAAACTATGTGCAGAATTTGGCATAGAACTGCTATTAGCTCCCCTAGAGTTTTGCACGGATAATGCAGCAATGATTGGGCGCGCGGGGGTGGTGAGCTACCACAATGTAGAGTTTAGTAATCTACACACTCTGGATATTAACGCCCAAACCGAAATTATGCACGCTTAA
- the hypE gene encoding hydrogenase expression/formation protein HypE, protein MQHVALSCGNGGKESLELIEKVFKPYLQEFLSADGEDAGVFEAGLCALSTDSFVVDPLIFPGGDIGKLSVCGSANDVCVRGARPEFLSMGFILEEGLEIALLKQILASVRVQLELGGLKLLSLDTKVVPKGCVDKIFINTTALGRVLYPHLSARNLRAGQSVVVSDCIGAHGALLFSLRHEIQLHTLLQSDCKQLFSVLEGVLNSSYKIYAIRDATRGGLAAVLNEWALASGVGIELEESKIPILEGVAGVCEILGLEPYALANEGVCVLSVAETDALEVCALLKKGGANPAIIGRVVETHHPCVHLLSAWGSRRYLELPEGELLPRIC, encoded by the coding sequence ATGCAACATGTCGCTTTGAGTTGTGGAAATGGAGGCAAGGAGAGTTTAGAGCTCATTGAAAAGGTGTTTAAGCCCTATTTACAGGAGTTTTTGAGTGCAGATGGTGAGGACGCAGGGGTGTTTGAGGCGGGTTTGTGCGCGTTAAGCACTGATAGCTTTGTGGTCGATCCGCTCATCTTCCCCGGGGGAGATATTGGTAAATTGAGCGTGTGTGGAAGTGCCAATGATGTGTGCGTGCGTGGGGCGCGCCCAGAGTTTTTAAGCATGGGTTTTATCTTAGAAGAGGGGTTAGAGATCGCGCTTTTAAAGCAGATTTTAGCTTCTGTGCGTGTGCAGTTAGAGCTAGGTGGACTTAAATTGCTCTCACTAGATACTAAGGTCGTGCCTAAGGGCTGTGTGGATAAGATTTTTATTAACACCACCGCACTAGGGCGTGTGCTCTACCCGCATTTGAGCGCGCGCAACCTCAGAGCGGGGCAAAGCGTGGTTGTGAGCGATTGCATCGGCGCGCATGGGGCACTACTCTTTTCTTTGCGCCATGAAATCCAATTACACACTTTGCTACAAAGCGATTGCAAACAGCTCTTTAGTGTTTTAGAAGGGGTGTTAAATAGCTCTTATAAAATTTATGCCATTAGAGATGCCACACGCGGGGGGCTAGCTGCAGTGCTCAATGAATGGGCTCTAGCCTCTGGTGTGGGGATCGAGCTAGAAGAGTCTAAAATCCCCATTTTGGAGGGAGTAGCTGGGGTGTGTGAGATTTTAGGGCTTGAGCCCTACGCTTTAGCCAATGAGGGGGTGTGTGTGCTCAGTGTTGCAGAAACAGACGCTTTAGAAGTGTGCGCGCTCCTTAAAAAGGGGGGAGCAAACCCAGCCATCATTGGGCGCGTGGTAGAAACACACCACCCTTGTGTACACCTACTGAGCGCATGGGGTTCTAGGCGTTATTTAGAACTCCCTGAGGGCGAACTCTTGCCTAGAATTTGTTAG
- the hypF gene encoding carbamoyltransferase HypF gives MRQIWVRGQVQGVGFRPLVYQIATQLGACGFVRNVGGAVEIVLDKSLESPFLAQLHAKLPPQAQILELTTQDIDIDTPPFSIQPSLSAPHSTDPLPLDKATCAPCLQDTYDPTSRFYGYAFTTCAHCGPRFSMLENLPFDRAHTSMRTFEMCPECVRDYHDPQSRRFFAQGLSCPKCAIRLSFHTPAGINTTTPLQACLQTLQEGGVVAIKGIGGFALMGDARNIEVTQRIREIKTRPFKPLSVMVRDLDMARDLAYLNSLEEQILQASSAPILIARAKVSLNPLIAPNLDTLGLCLPYTPLHHLIARALNIPLIFTSANHKSAPIFHTLEQVRALGVEGILDHARAIVHPIEDSVVRASGGAVGVVRLGRGLAPLSLLNADTALLCGFGAQSKASVCFAQDFSLISPEMGALESVEHTQHYQHALNFYYHLRGTPQACAIDLHPGYISSQLGEEKALEWGAQLDQVQHHEAHFYALLGEYAQETPLQEGQKVLGWIADGFGLGLQGCLWGCEVFEAEYKGFWDVRRIYSLEPFEILTTPKALKDSSYCAYALARAHNLQALLERVPMLHLEIINQMLDAHLQTRLTTSLGRLFDAVACFCGVGGLNTYEAQSAAQLESLARSLESNARYPLELKHNHISYHALLTELQTDILKGQEALSARKFHNALAHLALELHTRHRAPLLVGGGVFANALLCEEIHKLLGKGVFFPKKLPFGDGAIAYGQVEYLKNQERRRACNMSL, from the coding sequence ATGCGCCAAATTTGGGTGCGTGGGCAAGTGCAGGGGGTGGGCTTTAGACCCCTTGTTTATCAAATCGCTACGCAACTGGGCGCGTGCGGGTTTGTGCGCAATGTGGGCGGAGCGGTGGAGATCGTGTTAGATAAGTCTCTAGAATCTCCCTTTTTAGCCCAATTGCACGCCAAGCTCCCCCCACAAGCCCAAATTTTAGAACTCACCACCCAAGACATAGACATAGATACACCCCCCTTTTCCATCCAACCTAGCCTAAGCGCGCCCCACAGCACAGACCCCCTACCCCTAGACAAGGCCACTTGTGCGCCGTGTTTGCAGGATACTTATGATCCAACTAGCCGTTTCTATGGCTATGCCTTCACAACTTGCGCACATTGTGGTCCGCGCTTTAGCATGCTAGAAAATCTCCCCTTTGATCGCGCGCATACTTCCATGCGCACCTTTGAGATGTGTCCAGAATGCGTGCGCGATTACCACGACCCACAGAGTCGGCGTTTTTTTGCCCAAGGGCTCTCCTGTCCAAAGTGTGCTATAAGACTGAGTTTCCACACCCCCGCAGGGATCAACACCACCACCCCCCTACAAGCCTGCTTACAGACCCTACAAGAGGGGGGTGTGGTAGCGATCAAGGGAATCGGAGGGTTTGCTTTAATGGGCGATGCGCGTAACATAGAAGTAACTCAGCGTATAAGAGAAATCAAAACACGCCCCTTTAAGCCTTTAAGCGTGATGGTGCGCGATTTAGACATGGCGCGTGATTTAGCTTACCTAAACTCTCTAGAGGAACAAATCCTACAAGCCAGCAGTGCGCCTATTTTAATTGCGCGCGCTAAAGTCTCCCTAAACCCCCTCATTGCCCCCAATTTAGACACTTTGGGGTTATGTTTGCCCTACACGCCCTTACATCATTTGATCGCGCGCGCGCTCAATATCCCCCTCATTTTTACCAGTGCCAACCACAAAAGCGCGCCCATTTTCCATACTTTAGAGCAGGTGCGCGCGTTAGGTGTAGAGGGCATTTTAGATCACGCCCGCGCGATTGTCCACCCTATAGAAGATAGCGTGGTGCGCGCGAGTGGGGGGGCTGTGGGGGTGGTGCGCTTGGGGCGGGGGTTAGCTCCTTTGAGTCTGCTTAACGCAGACACGGCTTTACTCTGTGGTTTTGGGGCACAAAGCAAGGCTTCTGTATGTTTTGCCCAAGATTTTAGCCTTATAAGCCCTGAGATGGGCGCGCTGGAGAGTGTAGAACACACACAACATTACCAACATGCCCTAAACTTCTACTACCATCTAAGAGGCACGCCCCAAGCTTGCGCTATTGACCTGCATCCGGGCTATATCTCTAGCCAACTAGGAGAAGAAAAAGCCTTAGAGTGGGGCGCGCAACTTGACCAAGTGCAACACCATGAGGCGCATTTTTACGCCTTGTTGGGCGAATACGCCCAAGAAACCCCCCTTCAAGAGGGGCAAAAAGTGCTAGGCTGGATTGCTGATGGCTTTGGGTTGGGCTTACAAGGGTGCTTATGGGGCTGTGAAGTCTTTGAGGCAGAATACAAGGGCTTTTGGGATGTGCGCAGAATCTATAGCTTAGAACCCTTTGAGATTTTAACCACCCCCAAAGCCCTTAAGGATAGCTCTTATTGCGCCTATGCCCTAGCGCGTGCGCACAATTTGCAAGCCCTTTTAGAGCGTGTCCCTATGCTACACCTAGAGATCATTAATCAAATGTTAGATGCGCATCTACAAACCCGATTAACCACCTCGCTAGGACGGCTTTTTGATGCGGTGGCGTGTTTTTGTGGGGTGGGGGGGCTTAACACTTATGAAGCCCAAAGCGCGGCGCAATTAGAGAGTTTGGCACGCTCGCTAGAGAGTAATGCGCGCTATCCACTCGAATTAAAGCACAATCATATCAGCTATCACGCTCTGCTTACAGAATTGCAAACAGATATTTTAAAAGGACAAGAAGCTCTAAGCGCGCGCAAATTCCATAACGCCTTAGCCCACTTGGCTTTAGAATTGCACACGCGCCACCGCGCGCCTTTACTTGTGGGGGGCGGGGTGTTTGCCAACGCGCTTTTGTGTGAGGAAATTCATAAGCTTTTGGGGAAGGGGGTCTTTTTCCCTAAAAAATTGCCCTTTGGAGATGGAGCGATCGCTTATGGGCAGGTGGAGTATCTGAAAAATCAAGAGAGGAGGCGCGCATGCAACATGTCGCTTTGA
- a CDS encoding methyl-accepting chemotaxis protein → MNINLQTRAFFYMFVLMGAFVFSIFTLIKRDYSTLAELQGRSVAKSINASIINTIVQAITVGTTEAIHKAIDDSNKLPGVKMKFYPGKGDIKLFGLNDTFTTDPDVVKYFEHPNTPQEVSVRDGENGERHVRVLQPLVGDKGCVACHTNNKVGDMIGVMQVKLSLEEIHRNADTLSTKTLTWMLGISLGIIALIAFVVQKDVIRPLNNLKNTAQDLVSSKEADLTKILTIQSKDEIGAACNFINQFVAKIAEIVKIGKGIVEENNQIGVALKASTVTLSEAADREFKSVENLKSINHQVSENLQLAKENLGDTIENLDQTGVILGAFVEKIQNSVDMISASAQSQQEIATESGALVSHANEIKGVLTIIDDIANQTNLLALNAAIEAARAGEHGRGFAVVADEVRDLASKTQKSLGDITAMVNMVTQSIENMGTRIQSVATQSQEVSEQTSLLITDAKNATENLDNTKNKSQETRDRTDVVVARMEELNQVTLDFLNIFSEVKSVRKQLEGHSLKLVTKNQELESEFGKFKV, encoded by the coding sequence ATGAATATAAATCTGCAGACGCGTGCATTCTTTTATATGTTCGTCTTGATGGGTGCTTTTGTGTTCTCTATCTTTACACTGATCAAGCGGGATTATTCTACTTTGGCTGAACTTCAGGGCCGCTCAGTTGCAAAAAGTATCAACGCTTCGATCATTAATACCATTGTGCAAGCCATCACTGTAGGAACAACTGAAGCTATTCACAAAGCCATTGATGATAGTAACAAGCTCCCGGGAGTGAAGATGAAGTTTTACCCAGGCAAGGGGGATATTAAGCTCTTTGGACTCAATGATACTTTCACAACAGATCCTGATGTAGTGAAATATTTTGAGCATCCTAACACACCTCAAGAGGTGAGTGTGCGGGATGGAGAGAATGGAGAACGGCATGTGCGTGTTTTACAGCCTTTGGTAGGAGATAAGGGATGTGTTGCCTGCCACACGAACAATAAGGTAGGGGACATGATCGGGGTGATGCAGGTTAAACTTTCCCTAGAAGAAATTCATCGTAACGCAGACACTCTGAGCACTAAAACCCTTACTTGGATGCTAGGCATTTCCCTAGGTATCATTGCCCTCATCGCCTTCGTGGTGCAAAAAGATGTCATCCGCCCCTTGAATAATTTAAAAAACACGGCGCAGGATTTGGTATCTTCTAAAGAAGCTGATCTCACTAAGATTCTCACCATCCAATCCAAAGATGAGATTGGGGCTGCTTGTAATTTTATCAACCAATTCGTCGCCAAAATCGCAGAGATTGTCAAAATTGGTAAGGGTATTGTAGAGGAGAATAACCAAATAGGAGTTGCGCTCAAGGCCTCTACAGTAACTCTTAGTGAAGCGGCTGATCGTGAATTTAAATCGGTAGAAAATCTCAAAAGTATTAACCATCAGGTAAGTGAAAATCTACAATTAGCTAAGGAAAACCTAGGAGATACCATTGAAAACTTAGATCAAACTGGGGTGATTTTAGGAGCGTTCGTAGAAAAAATCCAAAACTCCGTAGATATGATTTCAGCTTCTGCCCAAAGCCAACAAGAAATCGCTACCGAGTCTGGCGCGTTAGTCAGCCATGCCAATGAAATTAAGGGCGTGCTCACCATCATTGATGACATTGCCAACCAAACCAACTTGTTAGCTTTGAATGCTGCCATTGAAGCCGCTAGAGCGGGCGAACACGGGCGCGGGTTTGCGGTGGTGGCCGATGAGGTGCGCGATTTGGCTAGCAAAACGCAGAAATCTTTGGGGGACATCACTGCGATGGTGAATATGGTAACTCAAAGCATTGAGAATATGGGCACACGCATTCAAAGCGTAGCCACCCAGTCTCAAGAGGTTTCTGAACAAACCTCTTTGCTCATCACAGATGCCAAAAACGCCACAGAAAACCTTGACAACACCAAGAACAAATCTCAAGAAACCCGCGACCGCACGGATGTTGTCGTGGCTAGAATGGAGGAGCTCAACCAAGTTACCTTAGATTTTCTTAATATCTTTAGTGAGGTTAAATCAGTGCGCAAGCAACTAGAAGGACATAGCCTGAAGCTAGTTACCAAAAATCAGGAATTAGAAAGTGAGTTTGGAAAGTTCAAAGTCTAG